In Candidatus Vicinibacter proximus, the following are encoded in one genomic region:
- a CDS encoding T9SS type A sorting domain-containing protein, with amino-acid sequence MKYFNLVWLVLSLTISSIHGLQGQCAKGNVYITKFMATSGLGTYESPAQGTIDFEFCFTLDGFFEASTNWVHGIFIAFDDLQTGVEYLEGPTGTQNTQYGNRRWIYIDSVKARNYDLPGPGFYVDDNDGNPRTNYGDNGVGTPNAKFPDLDPFCFKAQYKCGSANLLRPVIRVTGDGTTGGWKNPSCPGDIFKATSGGPNGNGIIIVCGQVLPLELISFKVLQEDGNNILQWQGIADHNFSHYIIEKKSNSEIEFSPIQMLALQPGTSENSIHTLSFEDDQIIEGTTYYRLKMVDKDLTFSYSQVISVRTLETGASLSLNLYPVPAFDYLNLDILGQTERSDHYVDIYSLNGKKLKSQIFRATESKTSYKISIQDLPKGVYFVKITSNPNTAEENIFKFIKG; translated from the coding sequence ATGAAATATTTCAACTTGGTTTGGTTGGTACTCTCTCTCACCATTTCGTCGATACATGGTCTACAGGGTCAGTGTGCCAAAGGAAACGTATACATCACCAAGTTTATGGCCACATCTGGTCTGGGGACTTATGAGAGTCCGGCCCAGGGGACAATCGATTTTGAATTCTGCTTCACTTTGGATGGCTTTTTTGAAGCTTCCACAAATTGGGTGCATGGCATTTTTATAGCTTTTGATGATCTTCAAACAGGAGTAGAGTATTTAGAAGGTCCGACCGGCACACAGAATACTCAATATGGAAACCGGAGATGGATTTATATAGATTCCGTAAAGGCTCGAAATTATGACTTACCTGGTCCTGGTTTTTATGTTGATGACAATGATGGTAATCCCAGAACGAATTATGGGGACAATGGAGTAGGTACACCAAATGCAAAATTCCCCGATTTAGATCCATTCTGTTTTAAAGCCCAATATAAATGTGGTTCAGCCAATTTACTCAGACCTGTGATTCGTGTAACTGGTGATGGAACAACTGGTGGATGGAAGAACCCTTCTTGCCCTGGCGACATTTTTAAAGCTACCAGCGGAGGACCAAACGGAAACGGAATCATAATTGTATGTGGACAAGTTCTACCACTTGAATTGATTTCTTTTAAGGTATTGCAGGAGGACGGGAATAATATTTTACAATGGCAAGGTATCGCTGATCATAATTTTTCACATTACATCATAGAAAAAAAATCTAATTCGGAAATTGAATTTTCACCTATACAAATGCTTGCACTCCAACCGGGCACATCAGAAAACAGCATACATACTTTGAGTTTTGAGGACGATCAAATAATCGAGGGGACCACATATTATCGCCTAAAAATGGTTGACAAAGATTTAACCTTCAGCTACTCCCAGGTTATTAGTGTAAGAACCTTAGAAACAGGCGCATCGTTGAGTTTAAACCTTTATCCAGTACCCGCTTTTGATTATTTAAATCTGGATATTTTGGGGCAAACAGAAAGATCTGATCATTATGTGGATATTTACAGCTTGAACGGGAAGAAGTTAAAAAGTCAAATCTTTAGAGCCACAGAATCAAAAACCTCTTACAAAATTAGCATTCAAGATTTACCGAAAGGAGTCTATTTTGTCAAAATTACTTCCAACCCCAACACTGCAGAAGAAAATATTTTTAAATTCATTAAAGGGTAA
- a CDS encoding thioredoxin domain-containing protein: MKLLLIFTAVLLINFTSCKNTKESTSHKTSGNHLSGEISPYLLQHAHNPVDWYPWKDEALKIAADTRKLMIISIGYSSCHWCHVMERESFSDTAVSNVMNAHFISIKVDREERPDVDQIYMNACQIINSGACGWPLNAITLPDGRPVWVGTYLTKDEWLRLLKNMQDVYAEDPNELEKMAMQIQSHLSVDYSRFGTTTQTVGSEKNLKNLYDKTIQSLDFVHGGKKSSQKFPLPPLMRSLLEYQLYSNNVNLDKFNTTTLNKIADGGIYDHLEGGFSRYTVDPEWKVPHFEKMLYDNAQLISLYAMAYQKTGNEKYKNVMDKSLSFIKKNLTHPDGSFYSSLDAETEGEEGKYYVWTEKEINEGLGEGPDLEIFKYTYGIREGGNWEKGKNVLFTIKDVKSTAKKFKKPESEITQSLNNSRNKLLQLKSNRKKPKLDDKILTAWNALMIRAYTDASAALGNEEYLNSAIKAADLIRNRMWDPQKGLFRNYKDGQKSINGFLEDYSFTIDAFIRLYELSFDESYLLFAKQLADITIQNFSDPNNLFFYFNSKEDKQLISRKMDFEDQVTPSANSVMADNLYRLGLYFYNNEFLQRSKKMILSACENFGEGQTEFYSNWTRLYITLLKPYYEVAVVGTNSKQLRNDLAKSYLPYIILLGGTTEGTLELLKDKLQEGNTFIYVCRNKVCKIPVQDAKEALKLIN; this comes from the coding sequence ATGAAACTATTATTAATTTTTACTGCAGTTCTACTGATAAATTTTACTTCTTGCAAGAATACAAAAGAAAGCACCTCACATAAAACATCAGGCAACCACCTTAGTGGTGAAATTTCGCCTTATCTTCTCCAACATGCGCACAATCCTGTAGATTGGTATCCATGGAAAGATGAAGCGCTTAAAATTGCTGCGGACACCAGAAAGCTGATGATCATTAGTATTGGGTATTCTTCATGTCATTGGTGCCATGTAATGGAAAGAGAATCATTTAGTGACACTGCAGTCAGTAACGTCATGAACGCACATTTCATTTCTATTAAAGTTGACCGTGAAGAACGTCCGGATGTGGACCAAATCTATATGAACGCCTGCCAAATTATCAATTCCGGCGCTTGCGGATGGCCATTAAATGCCATTACGCTTCCGGATGGCAGACCGGTATGGGTAGGGACTTATCTTACCAAAGATGAATGGCTGAGATTGCTGAAAAATATGCAGGATGTTTATGCTGAAGATCCAAATGAATTGGAAAAAATGGCGATGCAAATACAAAGTCATCTTAGTGTGGATTATTCGCGATTTGGCACTACAACCCAAACAGTTGGTTCAGAAAAAAATTTAAAAAATCTTTATGACAAAACTATTCAATCCTTAGATTTTGTCCATGGCGGAAAGAAAAGCAGTCAAAAATTCCCACTACCTCCGTTGATGAGAAGTTTGCTTGAATATCAGCTCTATTCCAATAATGTTAATTTAGATAAATTCAATACCACAACTTTAAATAAGATTGCAGACGGGGGAATTTATGATCATTTGGAAGGTGGCTTTAGCAGATACACAGTGGACCCGGAGTGGAAAGTACCTCATTTTGAAAAAATGCTTTATGATAATGCCCAGCTGATAAGTTTGTATGCAATGGCATATCAAAAGACTGGTAACGAAAAATACAAGAATGTGATGGATAAAAGCCTTAGTTTTATCAAGAAAAATTTAACGCATCCTGATGGTTCTTTTTATTCTTCACTGGATGCAGAAACCGAAGGCGAAGAAGGTAAATATTATGTTTGGACAGAAAAGGAAATTAACGAAGGATTAGGTGAAGGGCCTGATCTGGAAATTTTCAAGTACACTTATGGTATCCGGGAAGGGGGAAATTGGGAGAAAGGAAAAAACGTATTGTTCACCATTAAAGATGTAAAATCTACTGCAAAAAAATTCAAAAAACCGGAATCAGAAATCACACAATCTCTCAATAATTCCAGAAATAAATTGTTACAATTAAAATCCAATCGCAAAAAACCAAAACTTGATGACAAAATATTGACAGCTTGGAATGCTCTAATGATACGTGCATATACTGATGCATCCGCAGCTTTAGGAAATGAAGAGTATTTGAATTCAGCAATAAAAGCTGCCGACCTAATCAGGAATAGAATGTGGGATCCTCAGAAAGGTTTATTTCGTAATTATAAAGATGGTCAAAAAAGTATAAATGGTTTTCTGGAGGATTATAGTTTTACCATAGATGCATTTATTCGACTTTACGAGTTAAGTTTTGATGAAAGCTATCTGTTGTTTGCTAAACAACTGGCAGATATTACTATCCAAAATTTTTCTGATCCTAATAATTTATTTTTCTATTTCAATTCAAAAGAAGACAAACAATTAATTTCCAGAAAAATGGATTTTGAAGACCAGGTTACCCCATCGGCAAATTCTGTCATGGCAGATAATTTATATCGGCTTGGTTTATATTTTTACAATAATGAATTCCTGCAGCGAAGCAAAAAAATGATCTTAAGTGCTTGTGAAAATTTTGGTGAAGGACAAACTGAATTTTATTCAAACTGGACAAGACTTTACATTACGCTGTTAAAACCATACTATGAAGTCGCAGTTGTCGGAACAAACAGTAAACAACTCAGAAATGATTTAGCAAAATCTTATCTCCCGTACATCATATTACTTGGCGGAACAACAGAAGGGACTCTTGAATTATTGAAAGATAAATTACAGGAAGGAAACACGTTTATTTACGTCTGTCGGAATAAAGTATGTAAAATTCCGGTACAGGATGCGAAGGAAGCATTGAAGCTAATAAACTGA
- the msrA gene encoding peptide-methionine (S)-S-oxide reductase MsrA, protein MKACSTQQPGKEVQNPIPTMENKEVLSEEKINPSGLDTIILAAGCFWCVEAVFQDLKGVYQVKSGYTGGKTKNPDYHEVCGGMTGHAEALEVLFDPKIISLEQLLEVFWSTHDPTTLNRQGADKGTQYRSAIFYQNEEQKAVAMKSKAEVATKFWDDPIVTEITKADIFYPAEDYHQNYYKQNSDAGYCQIVITPKLVKLREKYQGLLKK, encoded by the coding sequence ATGAAGGCCTGTAGCACTCAGCAGCCTGGAAAAGAAGTTCAAAACCCTATACCAACCATGGAAAACAAAGAAGTTTTGTCAGAAGAAAAAATAAATCCCTCTGGCTTGGATACGATTATACTAGCTGCAGGATGTTTTTGGTGTGTTGAGGCGGTTTTTCAGGATTTGAAAGGGGTTTATCAAGTAAAGTCTGGTTATACAGGGGGCAAAACTAAAAATCCGGATTACCACGAAGTCTGTGGTGGAATGACTGGGCATGCTGAAGCTCTTGAGGTTTTGTTTGACCCTAAAATAATTTCTTTGGAGCAGCTGTTGGAAGTGTTCTGGTCCACTCATGACCCAACAACCTTGAACAGACAAGGCGCTGATAAGGGAACCCAGTACAGATCTGCAATATTTTATCAAAATGAAGAACAGAAAGCAGTGGCTATGAAGTCTAAGGCTGAGGTTGCAACCAAATTTTGGGATGATCCAATTGTTACTGAAATAACAAAAGCCGATATATTTTATCCGGCAGAAGATTATCACCAAAATTACTATAAGCAGAATTCAGATGCAGGATATTGTCAAATTGTAATAACACCTAAACTGGTTAAATTACGGGAAAAATATCAGGGACTTTTAAAAAAGTAG
- a CDS encoding asparaginase: MTQQIQIFVTGGTFDKEYNFVSGQLFFKDTHLNEILERGRCSLDLDVKTLMMVDSLEMTDSDREIIIHNCQKTTSNHILITHGTDTMVKTAEAIAKEKISGKTIVLTGAMIPYAFGNSSDGFFNLGSALAFVQSLKPGIYIVMNGRYFDWNKVQKNTKTGFFEEK; encoded by the coding sequence ATGACACAACAAATTCAAATATTTGTTACCGGCGGAACTTTTGACAAAGAATACAATTTTGTATCAGGCCAACTTTTTTTCAAGGATACCCATCTGAATGAAATTCTGGAGAGAGGAAGGTGTTCATTAGATCTGGATGTAAAGACACTGATGATGGTAGATAGTCTTGAGATGACCGACTCGGATCGAGAAATTATAATTCACAATTGTCAAAAAACTACTTCAAACCACATCTTAATTACACATGGTACAGACACGATGGTGAAAACCGCTGAAGCCATTGCAAAAGAAAAAATATCCGGAAAAACAATTGTGCTTACCGGTGCGATGATACCATATGCATTTGGAAATTCTTCTGATGGGTTCTTTAATCTGGGAAGTGCCCTGGCTTTCGTCCAATCTCTTAAGCCTGGGATTTACATTGTCATGAATGGAAGATATTTTGATTGGAATAAAGTCCAAAAAAATACCAAAACAGGATTTTTTGAAGAAAAGTAA
- a CDS encoding 1-acyl-sn-glycerol-3-phosphate acyltransferase: MIQKLFGSALALIRLFFLVITMAIFTGFGLILVYTRIFKQNHAFQIRTFWCKLACIILGIKIYKTGHLDLSKTQLYIGNHRSLIDPVIVFSFITNGYAVSKSEVENYPLISQGAKLSGVIFVHRTKAESRTEAKNAILEFLNKNYSILIFPEGTISTTRELLPFKKGSIESAVAANKQISSFALEYMNPKKDFWWNENLIRQFILTFSKWKTEVRIHFFDPEYASDPVAFTAKIKDRIQSKINDFQTHWKDENLPDLLR; this comes from the coding sequence GTGATTCAAAAATTATTTGGCTCAGCACTTGCGTTAATACGCTTATTCTTTCTTGTGATAACCATGGCGATTTTTACAGGTTTTGGACTTATCTTGGTTTATACAAGAATTTTTAAACAAAATCATGCTTTTCAAATCAGAACTTTCTGGTGCAAACTGGCATGTATTATTCTCGGCATCAAAATATATAAAACAGGGCATCTTGACTTATCTAAAACCCAACTTTATATTGGAAATCATCGCTCTTTAATTGATCCTGTGATTGTTTTTTCATTTATAACCAATGGTTACGCCGTAAGTAAATCGGAAGTAGAAAATTATCCTTTGATCAGTCAGGGTGCAAAACTATCCGGCGTAATTTTTGTCCATAGAACCAAAGCGGAAAGCCGCACAGAGGCAAAAAATGCAATACTTGAATTTCTGAATAAAAATTACTCCATTTTGATTTTTCCTGAAGGGACCATAAGTACTACCCGAGAACTTCTACCCTTTAAAAAAGGCTCAATTGAATCTGCGGTTGCCGCTAACAAACAAATTTCCAGTTTTGCATTGGAATACATGAACCCTAAAAAAGATTTCTGGTGGAATGAAAATTTGATTAGGCAATTTATTTTGACATTTTCAAAATGGAAAACTGAAGTTAGAATACACTTTTTTGATCCCGAATATGCCTCAGATCCTGTTGCGTTTACAGCAAAAATAAAAGATAGAATTCAGTCTAAAATAAACGATTTCCAAACTCATTGGAAAGATGAAAATCTTCCTGATTTACTCAGATAA
- a CDS encoding SPFH domain-containing protein — protein MGIFDFLKNEFIESIDWIDSDGEVVLYKFPDKQADIKYGAALTVRPSQIAIFVNEGQIADVFQEGLYTLETQNLPVLTKMRNWKMGFNSPFKCDIYFVSLKSFTQFKWGTPNPIIMRDSQFGQVRVKAFGTYMLKIKDPVMFYKEFAGNKPIVRQQEIEATMRDFVAPKFAEALAESNVSVMDMVSNYSEIGNRVLPLLQDDFDQFGITLTKYVVTSISLPEEVEAFYDKITNMNMAQDLNRLTQFETSQAIQKAAENPGTAGAFIGMNMGANLGNAMNNQMQSAQSSNIVPTDKEKIMETIRDLGKLKTEGLLSEEEFEQKKKELLARL, from the coding sequence ATGGGAATTTTCGATTTTTTAAAAAATGAATTTATTGAATCTATTGACTGGATAGATTCTGATGGAGAAGTTGTTCTTTATAAATTTCCGGATAAACAAGCGGATATTAAGTATGGGGCGGCTCTTACAGTACGGCCAAGTCAGATAGCTATTTTTGTAAATGAAGGTCAAATAGCCGATGTATTCCAGGAAGGTCTGTATACTTTAGAGACTCAAAATCTTCCGGTTCTTACCAAAATGAGGAATTGGAAAATGGGTTTCAATTCACCATTCAAGTGTGATATTTATTTTGTAAGCTTAAAGAGTTTTACCCAATTTAAATGGGGAACCCCAAATCCTATAATCATGAGGGATTCTCAGTTTGGACAGGTTAGGGTTAAAGCATTTGGCACATACATGCTTAAAATTAAGGACCCGGTGATGTTTTACAAAGAATTTGCAGGCAATAAACCAATAGTAAGACAACAGGAAATTGAAGCGACAATGAGAGATTTTGTCGCTCCAAAGTTTGCCGAAGCACTCGCCGAATCAAATGTTTCAGTAATGGATATGGTTTCCAATTATTCAGAAATTGGTAATAGGGTTTTACCCTTATTACAAGATGACTTTGATCAATTTGGCATAACACTTACTAAATATGTTGTCACCAGCATAAGTTTACCCGAAGAGGTTGAGGCTTTTTATGACAAAATTACCAATATGAATATGGCACAGGATCTGAACAGATTGACACAATTTGAAACCAGTCAGGCTATTCAGAAAGCAGCTGAGAATCCCGGAACAGCGGGGGCTTTTATTGGAATGAATATGGGGGCAAATCTTGGAAATGCAATGAACAACCAAATGCAATCCGCCCAATCGTCTAATATTGTGCCAACAGACAAAGAGAAAATAATGGAAACCATTCGAGATCTAGGAAAACTAAAAACTGAGGGTTTGTTGTCAGAGGAAGAATTTGAACAAAAAAAGAAAGAGCTTTTAGCAAGGTTGTAA
- a CDS encoding methionine-R-sulfoxide reductase translates to MQASEFNILNEEEKRVILNKGTEYPFTGKYESHFESGVYTCRQCAEPLYRSSAKFHSGCGWPSFDEEISGAVKRMPDADGSRVEIVCAKCGGHLGHVFEGEGFTPLNVRHCVNSVSLDFLSE, encoded by the coding sequence ATGCAGGCCTCCGAATTCAATATTCTTAATGAAGAAGAAAAGCGAGTGATCCTTAATAAAGGAACAGAATATCCTTTTACGGGAAAATATGAGTCCCATTTTGAATCAGGAGTTTATACTTGTAGGCAATGTGCTGAACCCCTATACCGATCATCTGCAAAGTTCCACTCTGGATGCGGTTGGCCAAGTTTTGATGAAGAAATATCTGGGGCGGTTAAGAGAATGCCCGATGCTGATGGAAGTAGGGTTGAAATAGTTTGTGCTAAATGTGGAGGCCACTTAGGTCATGTATTTGAAGGTGAAGGATTCACACCGTTAAATGTCCGGCATTGTGTCAATTCGGTATCACTGGATTTTTTATCTGAGTAA